The segment GACGTTGCTGGTGCGCCCGATCATGTACAGGGTCGGCATGGCCGCCTTCGCCGACATCTCCCACAGGTACTCGACGTCGGGCAGGCTCACCGAGCCGGTGATCCACTGCAGGTCCGGGTCGGCCTTGGGCACCAGCTTGCCTGCCCAGTTCCGGCGCACCTGGTACTGCACGTGCAGGTCGATGAACTCCTCGACCCACTCCGGGTGCTGCGCCACGTAGAACTCGCGCACCTCGTGCTCGTCACGGAAGCCGCGCAGGTTCGTGTTCCGCTGGATGAAGTCCCGCATGAACCGCGCACCCTCCACGCTGGTCGCCGGCCCCGCGTCCGATAACGCCATCCGCCGCACCTGCCCGGGGTTCTCCCCCGCGATCGCGATCGAGACGCGCACCCCGTTGGAGTGCCCGACAAGGTAATAGGGTCCGATGCCCATCTGCCCGAGCAGACCGGTGACATCGCCGGCGAACGCCCGCACCGCGTAGCCCTGCGGGGACCAGCTGCTCTC is part of the Arthrobacter ramosus genome and harbors:
- a CDS encoding alpha/beta hydrolase encodes the protein MTAHEYQEGRARVNGLDIHYLEWGKRGNQPLVMVHGLNVTAHTWDPIARRLAEKYHVIAPDLRGHGESSWSPQGYAVRAFAGDVTGLLGQMGIGPYYLVGHSNGVRVSIAIAGENPGQVRRMALSDAGPATSVEGARFMRDFIQRNTNLRGFRDEHEVREFYVAQHPEWVEEFIDLHVQYQVRRNWAGKLVPKADPDLQWITGSVSLPDVEYLWEMSAKAAMPTLYMIGRTSNVLDQPIVDRLQQVMPDVRVEWFETGHYIPREQPKQFTDSLLDFFAEGDQP